The following are encoded in a window of Mycolicibacterium tusciae JS617 genomic DNA:
- a CDS encoding MspA family porin has protein sequence MINRIAAIITVALIPFGVTPLAAAQPPPPPPPGGAAPPPDTGVVASAPPGVVVTPDGWILNVAGSNESQLPVAPLTTATSSREYLAGGTFTGTVTGGGSTTLNGGTLEVGYQIGCGIELGQVRLIGQAGIGTSGSSLTGGLLPTGATLPISGKIEVHPKPGTVTTVTVDKKDYKSAPVRVTLKDTHVKIDGCVGQSFMRSYATLTSATTDTDDVIAYYGITKTV, from the coding sequence ATGATCAACAGAATCGCCGCAATCATCACCGTCGCCTTGATCCCGTTCGGGGTGACGCCACTCGCAGCGGCTCAGCCGCCTCCTCCGCCGCCGCCTGGCGGTGCCGCTCCACCTCCAGACACCGGCGTGGTCGCCTCGGCCCCGCCCGGAGTGGTGGTCACACCGGACGGATGGATCCTGAATGTGGCTGGCAGCAATGAATCTCAGTTGCCCGTCGCACCACTGACAACCGCCACTTCCTCCCGGGAATACCTCGCTGGGGGAACCTTCACCGGCACGGTGACAGGCGGGGGCAGCACCACCCTGAACGGCGGCACTTTGGAAGTCGGATACCAGATCGGTTGCGGTATAGAACTCGGTCAGGTCCGGTTGATCGGCCAAGCCGGTATAGGTACGAGCGGTTCGTCCCTCACCGGCGGGTTGCTGCCCACAGGTGCGACGCTACCGATCTCGGGCAAGATCGAGGTCCACCCCAAGCCCGGCACGGTAACCACGGTCACGGTCGACAAGAAGGACTACAAGAGCGCACCCGTGCGAGTCACGCTCAAAGACACCCACGTCAAGATCGATGGCTGCGTCGGCCAGTCCTTCATGCGCTCGTACGCGACGCTGACGAGCGCGACCACCGACACCGACGACGTCATTGCCTACTACGGCATCACCAAGACGGTATGA
- the aceA gene encoding isocitrate lyase: protein MSTVGQPKSPEEIQKDWDTNPRWKGIERTYTPADVVALQGSVVEEATLARRGAEVLWSQLHELEFVNALGALTGNMAVQQVRAGLKAIYLSGWQVAGDANLSGHTYPDQSLYPANSVPQVVRRINNALMRADEIAKVEGDTSIENWLAPIVADGEAGFGGALNVYELQKAMIAAGVAGSHWEDQLASEKKCGHLGGKVLIPTQQHIRTLTSARLAADVADVPTVVIARTDAEAATLITSDVDERDQPFITGERTKEGFYRVKNGLEPCIARAKAYAPYSDLIWMETGTPDLELAAKFAEGVKNEFPDQMLAYNCSPSFNWKKHLDDSTIAKFQKELGAMGFKFQFITLAGFHALNYSMFDLAYGYARNQMSAYVELQEREFDAEERGYTATKHQREVGAGYFDRIATTVDPTSSTTALAGSTEEGQFH, encoded by the coding sequence ATGTCGACCGTCGGTCAGCCGAAGTCACCGGAAGAAATCCAGAAGGACTGGGACACCAACCCGCGGTGGAAGGGCATCGAGCGCACCTACACCCCGGCCGATGTCGTGGCCCTGCAGGGTTCGGTCGTCGAGGAGGCCACGCTGGCCCGCCGCGGCGCCGAGGTGCTGTGGAGCCAGCTGCACGAGCTGGAGTTCGTCAACGCGCTGGGCGCGCTGACCGGCAACATGGCCGTCCAGCAGGTCCGCGCCGGCCTGAAGGCCATCTACCTCTCGGGTTGGCAGGTCGCCGGTGACGCGAACCTGTCCGGCCACACCTACCCCGACCAGAGCCTCTACCCGGCCAACTCGGTGCCGCAGGTGGTGCGCCGCATCAACAATGCACTGATGCGTGCCGACGAGATCGCCAAGGTCGAGGGCGATACCTCGATCGAGAACTGGCTGGCCCCGATCGTCGCCGACGGTGAGGCCGGCTTCGGCGGCGCGCTCAACGTCTACGAGCTGCAGAAGGCGATGATCGCCGCAGGCGTCGCGGGGTCGCACTGGGAAGATCAGCTGGCGTCGGAGAAGAAGTGCGGCCACCTCGGTGGCAAGGTGCTCATCCCCACCCAGCAGCACATCCGCACCCTGACCTCGGCTCGCCTGGCAGCCGACGTCGCCGACGTGCCGACCGTCGTCATCGCCCGCACCGACGCCGAGGCAGCCACGCTGATCACCTCCGACGTCGACGAGCGCGACCAGCCGTTCATCACCGGTGAGCGCACCAAAGAAGGCTTCTACCGCGTCAAGAACGGCCTCGAGCCGTGCATCGCCCGGGCCAAGGCCTACGCGCCGTACTCCGACCTGATCTGGATGGAGACCGGCACCCCGGACCTCGAGCTCGCGGCGAAGTTCGCCGAGGGCGTCAAGAACGAGTTCCCCGACCAGATGCTGGCCTACAACTGCTCACCGTCGTTCAACTGGAAGAAGCACCTGGACGACTCGACCATCGCGAAGTTCCAGAAGGAACTCGGTGCGATGGGCTTCAAGTTCCAGTTCATCACGCTGGCCGGCTTCCACGCCCTGAACTACTCGATGTTCGACCTGGCCTACGGCTACGCCCGCAACCAGATGAGCGCCTACGTCGAGCTGCAGGAGCGCGAGTTCGACGCCGAGGAGCGCGGCTACACCGCCACCAAGCACCAGCGCGAGGTCGGAGCCGGTTACTTCGACCGGATCGCCACCACGGTTGACCCGACGTCGTCGACCACCGCGCTCGCGGGCTCGACCGAAGAGGGTCAGTTCCACTAA
- a CDS encoding alpha/beta fold hydrolase codes for MISLAIAACWSGDRGVPAPVVTTEVAVHRISYSTRGPGDPTQNWGDFYLPAGPQAPDSIPLVVLIHGGSWKSRLDAATMTPYAQDLAKRGMAVFNIEYRRVGSGGGWPTTFQDVADALDYVSELNKLFPQITTDDELVVGHSAGAQLAAWAGTRNGLTDNEVGNKPLFRPLRVIALAGPLDMVHAANSGDNQVVTVLGGTPQQVPDRYQSVDPIQNIDPTMPVIAVHGDADRTVPMALSQRYINEVERQHGVGEIIIASGENHLSIVSPTSPVYPRILDIITDVSTKTLEELEVDFRGGG; via the coding sequence ATGATTTCGCTGGCAATCGCGGCTTGCTGGTCTGGCGACCGCGGAGTCCCCGCGCCGGTCGTCACCACCGAGGTCGCCGTACACCGCATCAGCTATTCAACCCGGGGTCCCGGCGATCCCACGCAGAACTGGGGCGATTTCTATCTTCCTGCCGGGCCGCAGGCGCCAGACTCGATCCCGCTGGTGGTCTTAATTCACGGAGGATCTTGGAAATCGCGGCTGGACGCGGCAACGATGACGCCTTACGCGCAAGACCTCGCCAAGCGAGGTATGGCGGTCTTCAACATCGAGTACCGACGTGTCGGTTCGGGAGGGGGATGGCCAACGACCTTCCAAGACGTTGCCGACGCCCTAGATTACGTCAGCGAACTCAATAAACTGTTCCCCCAGATCACCACCGACGATGAACTCGTTGTCGGACACAGCGCCGGTGCGCAGCTGGCAGCATGGGCAGGTACCCGAAATGGGTTGACTGACAACGAGGTTGGGAACAAACCACTTTTTCGCCCCTTACGCGTCATCGCCTTGGCAGGTCCTCTGGACATGGTGCACGCCGCTAACAGCGGCGACAACCAAGTCGTCACGGTTCTGGGCGGCACTCCGCAGCAAGTGCCCGACCGTTATCAGTCTGTGGATCCGATCCAGAACATCGACCCAACAATGCCTGTTATTGCTGTGCATGGCGACGCGGACAGGACCGTGCCGATGGCACTCTCGCAGCGGTATATCAACGAAGTCGAACGTCAACATGGCGTCGGTGAGATCATCATCGCTTCGGGGGAAAACCACCTGTCGATCGTCAGTCCAACCTCGCCGGTATATCCGCGCATCCTCGACATCATCACCGACGTGTCGACGAAAACGCTAGAAGAACTCGAGGTCGACTTCCGCGGCGGCGGCTGA
- a CDS encoding sensor domain-containing protein, with protein MSCILRCATGLLVLTISLIGCAAQSTGSAPPALVSDNAVGGLLLDAAEVNDVMGTTSIQAHSVVTSMGDHRPLLPNLSCLGVWQPNEASIYDPSHWKSVRQQMLRTPDTDHWETLIVQSVVSYRTADGARDFLAESANRWNKCVHHNVNIQVNSRVLPGWRSGELTRTDDRLAMPYARGDGGQLRSCQHVLQAAANIIIDVVVCTPPAQPMTKAADVANRIEARMPR; from the coding sequence GTGAGCTGCATACTGCGTTGCGCCACTGGACTTCTAGTTCTCACAATCTCACTCATTGGATGCGCCGCACAGTCGACAGGATCGGCCCCCCCGGCGCTCGTATCCGACAATGCGGTCGGCGGCTTGCTATTGGACGCCGCTGAGGTCAACGACGTCATGGGCACGACCTCGATCCAGGCCCACTCGGTTGTCACATCGATGGGTGATCATCGCCCGCTGCTGCCCAATCTGAGTTGCCTCGGTGTCTGGCAACCCAATGAGGCATCGATCTACGACCCCAGCCACTGGAAGTCGGTGCGTCAGCAGATGTTGCGCACCCCGGACACCGACCACTGGGAGACTCTGATCGTGCAATCTGTGGTCTCATACCGCACTGCAGACGGAGCCCGCGACTTCCTTGCCGAATCGGCGAATCGCTGGAACAAGTGCGTCCACCACAATGTCAACATCCAGGTCAACAGTCGCGTCCTGCCAGGATGGCGGAGTGGCGAGCTGACTCGAACCGATGATCGGCTCGCCATGCCGTATGCCCGTGGCGACGGCGGACAGTTGCGGTCCTGCCAACACGTCCTTCAAGCCGCCGCCAACATCATCATCGATGTCGTCGTGTGTACGCCGCCGGCACAGCCGATGACCAAGGCGGCCGACGTCGCAAACCGCATCGAGGCCAGAATGCCGAGATGA
- a CDS encoding MspA family porin, whose product MLHRFAVLAAVCMIPVGATPLAAADPPPPPEPVVPLNATNPLPPEGAVLSAAPGILDTPDGWHLEVAGSNETQFPVAPLTTAITSREYLVAGTFTGRIAGSGSTKLAGGQMEAGEQIGCGIISDETEINPSASFTPGINLPFNGNVTGAFGVALEGKVYLKPGQVTTVAVDKKKFKGTDTRITITGVRIKTDQCAGQSFIRSYATLTSSTDNTDDVVTYLGVTKTV is encoded by the coding sequence ATGTTGCACCGATTTGCCGTGTTGGCCGCCGTCTGCATGATCCCCGTCGGGGCGACCCCGCTCGCGGCGGCCGATCCGCCCCCACCTCCGGAGCCGGTTGTGCCGCTGAATGCCACGAATCCACTTCCGCCCGAGGGCGCCGTACTGTCCGCAGCTCCCGGGATCCTCGACACACCGGACGGTTGGCACCTCGAGGTGGCGGGCAGCAACGAGACACAGTTTCCGGTGGCACCGCTAACCACCGCCATCACCTCGCGTGAGTATCTCGTCGCCGGCACTTTCACCGGTCGGATCGCCGGCAGCGGCTCAACCAAGCTCGCAGGCGGGCAGATGGAGGCCGGGGAACAGATCGGCTGCGGCATCATCTCCGATGAGACCGAGATCAACCCGAGCGCCAGCTTCACGCCCGGTATCAATCTTCCGTTCAACGGGAACGTCACTGGCGCATTCGGTGTCGCCTTGGAGGGCAAGGTGTACCTCAAGCCCGGACAGGTCACCACCGTCGCCGTCGACAAGAAGAAGTTCAAGGGCACCGACACGCGAATCACGATCACCGGTGTGCGGATCAAGACCGACCAGTGTGCGGGTCAGTCCTTCATCCGCTCGTACGCCACGCTGACGAGCTCAACCGACAACACCGACGACGTGGTCACTTATCTCGGTGTCACCAAGACTGTTTGA